A genomic region of Paenibacillus sp. PL2-23 contains the following coding sequences:
- a CDS encoding S-layer homology domain-containing protein: MNVHMRKKLAIVLAAAMLVGTAVMPGAYAKQASKAETAAETGTGESAKKPDAASMSKEQAEKQLRQYISIPAEYKLQSSSFSSMQKFDGEQKVWHMEFVKTVNGKQQGGISAALDAGSGQLLSFHSYSSVPGSAPSYPLKVHREAALKLGVAFIEEVAADYAPQVEFNNKTGASVLPPLSGEVRHELRFDRIVHGKPYLDNYIHLSVDSEGHVTSFQLEWDDTIDFPAAPNTLSASKAEEELRKLAKPELVYIFTPNGNGKQEPVLSYSMSPIAIDAVTGEERPATQYDRWDIGELQDAPLTEKPLATPPKAAKLTEEGAAAAVKKAFGLPEGAKLTSSNYNEYESPSGEAASNWNLHWALMKDGKESGYMYASIDGSTGAVRSYYGYSHSAPATTGTSLTLDQAVQKAVDTVKAQLPWLTHELHLVKPDAERYRNIPQEEMGSYYITFRHKVHGATVSYDHVSVTINARTGKVESYDANIYSYDYPAQAPDTIPSYEAVDRYMDYYGVVLTYRVLQQYWWEGKPLPIEKYKLMMASGEITDNDQVETQSEVELVYTLQQKPRYEAVFLDALSGQWRSMENGEVTTLEVPKPTDAAGHWAEEPLSLMVAYKALDLEDGKVRPNAKITRGELIKMLVLARNSGRGYYAMDHSGGMKLEASFADVAAGSQYFAYVESALAQNLIDLGDGSFNPDGLVTRDEMAELIVRALGYNTLADYDHIFKSNFKDESSIDNKGQAAIVVGLKIMSLSDGKFLPEKQVTRAEASIAFYRYLQKRAELQEAPLRF, from the coding sequence GTGAACGTACATATGAGGAAGAAGCTGGCTATTGTGCTGGCGGCGGCGATGCTGGTCGGCACGGCGGTTATGCCTGGCGCCTATGCGAAGCAGGCTTCGAAGGCGGAGACGGCTGCAGAGACCGGAACGGGGGAGAGCGCCAAGAAGCCGGACGCAGCCTCTATGTCCAAGGAGCAGGCGGAGAAGCAGCTGCGCCAATATATCAGCATACCTGCGGAGTATAAGCTGCAGAGCTCCAGCTTCTCGAGCATGCAGAAGTTTGACGGCGAGCAAAAGGTCTGGCATATGGAATTCGTTAAGACGGTCAACGGCAAGCAGCAAGGGGGCATCTCCGCAGCTCTGGACGCAGGCTCAGGCCAGCTGCTGAGCTTCCATTCCTATTCCAGCGTGCCGGGTTCGGCGCCATCCTATCCGCTCAAGGTACATCGCGAGGCCGCTCTTAAGCTTGGCGTTGCGTTCATTGAGGAGGTTGCGGCCGACTACGCCCCGCAGGTCGAATTCAACAATAAGACAGGCGCAAGCGTGCTCCCGCCCCTGAGCGGCGAAGTGCGGCATGAGCTTCGATTCGATCGGATTGTGCACGGCAAGCCGTACCTGGACAACTATATCCATCTCAGCGTGGACAGTGAAGGCCATGTCACCAGCTTCCAGCTGGAGTGGGACGATACAATCGACTTCCCGGCTGCGCCGAATACGTTATCCGCCAGCAAAGCGGAAGAAGAACTACGGAAATTGGCCAAGCCTGAGCTGGTTTATATATTCACGCCCAACGGTAATGGAAAGCAGGAGCCTGTGCTGTCTTATTCCATGTCCCCAATCGCTATTGATGCGGTGACGGGCGAAGAGCGGCCTGCTACGCAGTACGATAGATGGGACATTGGCGAGCTGCAGGACGCTCCGCTGACAGAGAAGCCGCTCGCGACTCCGCCGAAGGCTGCCAAGCTGACAGAGGAGGGGGCTGCAGCAGCGGTGAAGAAGGCGTTCGGACTGCCGGAAGGAGCGAAGCTCACGAGCTCCAATTACAACGAATACGAGTCGCCATCGGGCGAGGCGGCTTCCAACTGGAATCTGCACTGGGCGCTTATGAAGGACGGCAAGGAAAGCGGCTATATGTACGCGAGCATTGATGGAAGCACGGGAGCTGTACGCAGCTATTATGGCTACTCCCATAGTGCGCCGGCGACGACGGGAACCAGCTTGACGCTGGATCAGGCCGTTCAGAAGGCCGTGGACACCGTGAAGGCGCAGCTGCCTTGGCTTACCCACGAGCTGCACCTGGTGAAGCCAGATGCTGAACGCTACAGGAATATTCCTCAGGAGGAGATGGGCTCCTATTACATCACCTTCCGCCACAAGGTGCACGGCGCGACGGTGTCCTATGACCATGTCTCGGTAACCATTAACGCGCGTACTGGCAAGGTGGAGAGCTATGACGCCAATATCTATAGCTACGATTATCCGGCTCAAGCGCCGGACACAATACCGTCCTATGAAGCGGTTGATCGCTACATGGACTACTACGGCGTTGTGTTGACATACCGTGTGCTGCAGCAGTATTGGTGGGAAGGCAAGCCCCTCCCCATCGAGAAGTATAAGCTGATGATGGCATCCGGGGAAATAACGGACAACGATCAGGTTGAGACCCAATCCGAGGTGGAGCTCGTGTATACGCTCCAGCAGAAGCCAAGGTATGAAGCGGTATTCCTGGACGCGCTCAGCGGTCAGTGGCGCAGTATGGAGAATGGAGAGGTCACGACGCTGGAGGTGCCGAAGCCGACGGACGCTGCCGGTCATTGGGCGGAGGAGCCGCTCAGCTTGATGGTGGCGTATAAGGCGCTTGATCTGGAGGACGGCAAGGTCAGACCGAACGCCAAGATTACAAGGGGCGAGCTGATCAAGATGCTGGTGCTGGCTCGGAACAGCGGCCGCGGCTATTATGCGATGGATCACTCTGGCGGCATGAAGCTGGAGGCCTCCTTCGCCGACGTGGCGGCGGGCTCCCAATACTTCGCTTACGTCGAGAGCGCGCTTGCCCAGAATTTGATTGATCTCGGCGACGGCTCCTTCAACCCGGACGGCCTCGTCACGAGGGATGAGATGGCGGAGCTGATCGTGCGGGCGCTGGGATACAATACGCTTGCCGACTACGACCATATCTTCAAGTCGAATTTCAAGGATGAGTCGTCTATCGACAACAAGGGGCAGGCGGCCATCGTGGTCGGACTGAAGATTATGAGCCTGTCGGATGGCAAGTTCCTGCCGGAGAAGCAAGTGACTCGCGCAGAGGCTTCCATCGCATTCTACCGCTACCTGCAGAAGCGGGCAGAGCTTCAGGAGGCTCCGCTGCGTTTCTAA
- the trxA gene encoding thioredoxin, with product MTVALTKDNFTQSIESGVSLVDFWAPWCGPCKMQLPIVDELSTEMEGQATIAKINVDEEPELASQFGVMSIPTLILFKDGQPVDKMVGLQSKDALKAKISNQL from the coding sequence ATGACAGTAGCATTGACGAAAGACAACTTTACGCAGAGCATTGAGAGCGGCGTTTCCTTGGTAGACTTCTGGGCACCATGGTGCGGCCCTTGCAAAATGCAATTGCCAATCGTTGACGAGCTTTCCACAGAGATGGAAGGCCAAGCGACAATCGCCAAAATCAACGTGGACGAAGAGCCGGAGCTTGCTTCCCAGTTCGGCGTAATGAGCATTCCGACGCTGATCCTGTTCAAGGACGGTCAGCCAGTCGACAAGATGGTCGGTCTGCAAAGCAAGGACGCGCTGAAAGCGAAAATTTCGAATCAGCTGTAA
- a CDS encoding Rrf2 family transcriptional regulator, whose product MNSEFTIAVHSLVYLAYLPEKMASSDMIADNVGTHSARVRKVMSGLRKGGYVETREGSGGGYRLTIDPDAVTLADIYRVMAQGSLIPSWCSGDPGMDCVVGSNMNQVMHGIFCRAEKQLEDHLGGITIGDVLKQIHAC is encoded by the coding sequence GTGAATAGTGAATTTACGATCGCCGTACACAGTCTCGTTTATTTGGCTTATTTGCCGGAGAAGATGGCAAGCAGCGACATGATTGCCGATAACGTCGGCACGCACTCCGCCCGCGTCCGCAAGGTCATGAGCGGACTGAGGAAGGGCGGCTATGTGGAGACAAGGGAAGGCTCGGGGGGCGGCTACCGTCTGACCATCGACCCGGATGCTGTCACGCTCGCCGATATTTATCGCGTCATGGCCCAAGGCTCGTTAATACCGAGCTGGTGCTCCGGCGATCCCGGAATGGACTGCGTCGTGGGCTCCAATATGAATCAAGTGATGCACGGTATCTTCTGCCGGGCAGAGAAGCAATTGGAGGATCACCTCGGCGGCATCACGATCGGCGATGTCCTCAAGCAGATCCATGCCTGCTAG
- a CDS encoding VanZ family protein, whose product MIAVRWYRNAHSKRLGFNVTVTVLAMLYAAIMLNLLFLRDRALMDDYAYNLVPFETIERYVVYRHYFNFDTWVKNVFGNLILFIPIGMFLPLLHTRFSRSHMLVAACVCLIGTVELAQMLMKVGSFDIDDIILNTAGAWIGLLLTRPFMRRGT is encoded by the coding sequence GTGATTGCCGTTAGATGGTACCGGAACGCGCACAGCAAGCGGCTGGGCTTTAACGTAACCGTTACTGTGCTGGCGATGCTGTATGCCGCAATCATGTTGAATCTCCTGTTCCTGCGTGACCGTGCGCTGATGGACGACTACGCCTACAATCTCGTACCGTTCGAGACGATTGAGCGGTATGTGGTGTACCGGCATTATTTTAACTTCGATACCTGGGTCAAAAATGTATTCGGCAATCTGATCTTGTTTATTCCGATTGGCATGTTCCTGCCGCTTCTGCACACGCGGTTCAGCCGCAGCCACATGCTGGTGGCCGCCTGCGTCTGCTTGATCGGCACAGTGGAGCTTGCCCAGATGCTGATGAAGGTCGGCAGCTTCGACATTGACGATATTATATTGAACACGGCCGGCGCTTGGATCGGATTGCTGCTGACCCGGCCATTCATGAGGAGAGGAACCTAG
- a CDS encoding extracellular solute-binding protein: MKKTSLTIVSLILMMSMLLAACGNNGGSNNTNGGASSTPSETTEPSKAPEAVNLRVFSTFGGTDAAREAFQKAIDDFTAANPHIKVENDVMSANDDGFRTKVNTDMTSGNEPDLLFYFVGADAAEIINSGKVVALDEELAADAEWKNGFAPAALDFTKHTDGKTYAIPLTGFFEGLMVNKKIFADNGIELPTDWDKFKAAVSALKAKGIIPLSGPFDQSHYLIEHFVLAAAGAEGQAKALKDGVDPNWEKGLAAMKEVYDLGAFPEDAATIDLGMAANYYSQGLAGMILEGSWAIGGFSDDVKANTTVLPFPAIPGGAGTGKDVVGGFGTGFYMSKAAYDDAAKKDATLALLKHLTSPESIKSIATANGGTPAAAGVQPEGLPQAVLDGFAMVSEATSVNSPIDSKVTPETFNTIRANIQPVVTGKKTPAEALEEAKAIETAAK, from the coding sequence GTGAAAAAAACATCACTCACGATTGTTAGCCTTATCCTCATGATGTCCATGCTTCTGGCCGCATGCGGCAACAACGGCGGCAGCAACAACACGAACGGCGGTGCTTCCAGCACGCCATCGGAGACAACCGAGCCGTCCAAGGCGCCTGAAGCGGTCAACCTCCGCGTCTTCTCGACATTCGGCGGTACAGACGCAGCGCGTGAAGCGTTCCAGAAAGCGATCGACGATTTTACAGCGGCTAACCCGCATATCAAGGTCGAGAACGACGTAATGTCGGCGAACGACGACGGCTTCCGCACGAAGGTCAACACCGACATGACAAGCGGCAACGAGCCTGACCTGCTGTTCTACTTCGTTGGCGCTGACGCAGCTGAGATCATCAACTCCGGCAAGGTGGTTGCGCTGGACGAAGAGCTGGCAGCTGACGCTGAGTGGAAGAACGGCTTCGCTCCTGCCGCGCTGGACTTCACGAAGCACACTGACGGCAAGACGTATGCCATTCCACTGACAGGCTTCTTCGAGGGCCTGATGGTTAATAAGAAAATTTTCGCTGATAACGGCATTGAGCTTCCGACGGACTGGGATAAATTCAAAGCAGCCGTATCCGCTCTGAAAGCCAAAGGCATCATTCCATTGTCCGGTCCATTCGACCAATCCCACTACCTGATCGAGCACTTCGTACTGGCTGCCGCAGGCGCGGAAGGCCAAGCGAAAGCTCTGAAGGACGGCGTCGATCCGAACTGGGAGAAGGGCCTGGCGGCTATGAAGGAAGTATACGATCTGGGCGCATTCCCTGAAGACGCGGCAACTATCGACCTCGGCATGGCGGCGAACTACTATTCCCAAGGTCTGGCAGGCATGATTCTTGAAGGCTCGTGGGCAATCGGCGGCTTCTCCGACGATGTCAAGGCGAACACAACGGTTCTTCCTTTCCCTGCGATCCCTGGCGGCGCTGGCACTGGCAAGGACGTAGTAGGCGGCTTCGGCACAGGCTTCTACATGTCGAAAGCAGCTTACGACGACGCGGCGAAGAAGGATGCGACACTGGCATTGCTGAAGCATCTGACTTCTCCTGAATCGATCAAGAGCATCGCAACAGCAAACGGCGGCACGCCAGCAGCAGCGGGCGTTCAACCGGAAGGCCTGCCGCAAGCGGTACTAGACGGCTTCGCTATGGTATCGGAGGCGACTTCCGTGAACTCGCCAATCGACTCCAAAGTAACGCCTGAGACGTTCAACACGATCCGCGCGAACATCCAGCCGGTT
- a CDS encoding N-acetyltransferase family protein, with translation MSLPAYTIHDAEPSDLERIVDIYNSTIASRMVTADLEPATVESKRAWFDAHSPDKRPIWIVRMEDGEIGAWLSYQSFYGRPAYQATAEISIYIDEKHRARGLGSVLIERALRECPRLGLTTLLGFVFGHNEPSLRLLRRFGFEQYGFLPRVAVLDGVERDLVIMGRKVSAEQP, from the coding sequence ATGAGCCTGCCAGCCTACACCATACATGATGCCGAGCCCTCCGATCTGGAGCGGATTGTGGACATCTACAACTCAACTATCGCCAGCCGCATGGTTACAGCCGATCTGGAGCCAGCGACGGTGGAGAGCAAGCGAGCGTGGTTCGATGCGCATTCACCCGACAAGCGGCCGATCTGGATTGTTCGCATGGAGGACGGGGAGATTGGCGCTTGGCTTAGCTACCAATCCTTCTACGGCCGTCCGGCTTATCAAGCAACGGCTGAGATCAGCATATACATAGACGAGAAGCATCGCGCGCGGGGCTTAGGCTCTGTTCTGATTGAGAGGGCGCTGCGGGAGTGTCCCCGTCTGGGGCTGACGACGCTGCTGGGCTTCGTCTTCGGTCATAATGAGCCAAGCCTGCGGCTGCTTCGGAGGTTCGGCTTTGAGCAATACGGCTTCCTGCCTCGCGTAGCTGTGCTCGACGGCGTGGAGCGCGACTTGGTTATTATGGGCAGGAAGGTGTCCGCAGAGCAGCCATAA
- a CDS encoding acyltransferase encodes MNSSISIPKKEQIHELQLVRAIAIIGVLSVHASAAATVTMKDSAYFFGYNLVNIFMRFGTPTFILLSSFVLFYSYYNRPLDGKLIGSFYKRRLLYILVPYIVVSAMYFIYLKLAYQQPFWTFASLDEFWQKLRTGKVYAHLYFVYISIQFYLLFPILLWVSKRWPKLVYGFIPFGFAAQWAFVLYNYYVEPVKDKGSWSLSYFSFFFVGAFLGIYYPKLKKWIAMTREHATAGRVALWLLLLGAWLALALAHVRIYHNARAYGTIYPGMLYEFLWNFHTLFSAFAALGLSYFMYRHLPQWISGTLYSIGQLSFGIYLIHILFLFLYDRYVPHSGLAWLEHLRYFGSWAVMLAGSWATVAAASRFLPLSWVLFGQTPRRERSNARSSGAQAKNQATVRSA; translated from the coding sequence ATGAATTCATCGATTTCTATCCCTAAAAAAGAGCAAATCCATGAGCTTCAGCTGGTTCGGGCCATCGCGATTATCGGCGTCCTCTCTGTCCACGCCAGCGCAGCGGCCACTGTCACCATGAAGGACTCGGCTTATTTTTTCGGCTACAATCTCGTCAATATCTTTATGCGGTTTGGCACGCCAACCTTTATTCTGCTCAGCAGCTTCGTATTGTTCTACAGCTATTATAACCGTCCGCTGGACGGCAAGCTGATCGGAAGCTTCTACAAACGGCGGCTGCTCTATATCCTGGTGCCGTATATTGTTGTGTCTGCGATGTATTTCATCTATTTGAAGCTCGCCTACCAGCAGCCCTTCTGGACATTCGCGTCTCTTGATGAGTTCTGGCAGAAGCTGCGGACCGGGAAGGTGTACGCCCATCTGTATTTTGTCTATATCAGCATTCAGTTCTACCTTCTGTTCCCGATCCTGCTGTGGGTATCGAAGCGCTGGCCCAAGCTCGTGTACGGCTTCATCCCATTCGGGTTCGCGGCGCAGTGGGCGTTCGTGCTGTACAATTATTATGTGGAGCCTGTGAAGGACAAGGGGAGCTGGTCGCTGTCTTATTTCTCCTTCTTTTTCGTTGGGGCGTTCCTCGGCATCTATTATCCCAAGCTGAAAAAATGGATCGCGATGACACGCGAGCATGCTACGGCGGGACGCGTCGCGCTCTGGCTGCTGCTGCTGGGCGCTTGGCTCGCGCTGGCGCTTGCCCACGTCCGAATCTATCATAACGCACGCGCGTATGGCACTATCTATCCTGGCATGCTGTACGAGTTTCTATGGAATTTCCATACGCTGTTCTCAGCGTTCGCTGCGCTGGGGCTGTCGTATTTCATGTACAGGCATCTGCCACAATGGATCTCGGGAACGCTTTACAGCATCGGCCAGCTGTCCTTCGGCATCTATCTGATCCACATTCTGTTCCTGTTCTTGTATGACCGTTATGTGCCCCATTCCGGCTTGGCCTGGCTGGAGCACCTTCGCTACTTCGGCAGCTGGGCAGTCATGCTGGCAGGCTCATGGGCAACTGTTGCCGCCGCATCCCGTTTCCTGCCGCTCAGCTGGGTGCTGTTCGGCCAGACGCCTCGCCGGGAACGGAGCAATGCCCGCTCCAGCGGCGCTCAAGCCAAGAACCAAGCGACCGTCCGGTCGGCCTAG
- the tnpB gene encoding IS200/IS605 family element RNA-guided endonuclease TnpB — MLQHKAFKFRIYPSHVQIMQLRKTLGCCRFVFNHFLSKWSQIYQATGKGLSYNACASQLPDMKREWSWLKEVDSIALQSAVRNLADGYQRHFNKQNERPRFKSRKHPVQSYTTRYTNGNIAVKGNRLQLPKLGWVPYAKSREIEGRILSATVRLAPSGKWFVSLVCEVDIQPLPLTDSILGIDVGIKYLAVPSEGPAMDNPRYTLRYERLLTKWQRILARRKQGGSNWSKAKRKVALIHERIRNSRLDAMHKQTTKWIRENQTICLEDLRIANMMKQRHLAKHIADASWGEMSRQLHYKAKWYGRTIKETPVFAPTSQTCHVCGYKQAEVRDLSVRGWTCVSCQTPHDRDWNAAQNIKAMAQ; from the coding sequence ATGCTCCAGCATAAAGCCTTCAAATTTCGGATCTATCCTAGTCATGTACAAATCATGCAACTGCGCAAAACGTTGGGTTGCTGCCGTTTTGTGTTCAACCACTTCCTATCAAAATGGAGTCAGATCTATCAGGCTACAGGCAAAGGTTTGTCTTATAACGCCTGTGCATCTCAGCTTCCTGACATGAAGCGCGAGTGGTCTTGGTTGAAAGAAGTGGATAGCATTGCCCTGCAGTCAGCTGTGCGAAACTTGGCTGACGGATATCAGCGCCACTTCAACAAGCAAAATGAACGACCTCGCTTCAAGAGTCGCAAGCATCCCGTACAAAGCTATACGACGCGATATACGAACGGGAACATTGCCGTGAAGGGAAACCGTCTGCAACTTCCCAAGCTAGGCTGGGTACCCTATGCCAAGTCAAGAGAGATCGAAGGCCGGATCCTATCCGCTACCGTACGACTAGCCCCAAGCGGCAAATGGTTTGTATCGTTGGTATGCGAGGTTGACATCCAGCCTCTTCCTTTAACGGACAGCATACTTGGCATTGACGTGGGTATCAAGTATCTTGCCGTGCCTTCGGAAGGTCCTGCAATGGATAATCCAAGATATACATTGCGATATGAACGGCTGCTCACGAAATGGCAGCGCATCCTTGCAAGAAGGAAACAAGGCGGAAGTAACTGGTCTAAAGCGAAAAGAAAAGTCGCCCTCATCCATGAAAGGATTCGAAATAGCCGATTAGACGCGATGCATAAGCAGACTACGAAATGGATCCGTGAAAACCAAACGATCTGTCTCGAAGACTTACGTATTGCAAACATGATGAAACAACGACACCTCGCCAAACACATAGCAGATGCATCCTGGGGCGAAATGAGCCGTCAACTGCATTACAAAGCCAAGTGGTATGGGCGAACGATCAAGGAAACACCGGTATTTGCGCCAACGAGCCAAACCTGTCACGTCTGTGGGTACAAGCAAGCAGAAGTGAGGGATTTGAGCGTGCGGGGATGGACATGTGTATCTTGCCAAACGCCACATGACCGAGATTGGAATGCGGCACAAAACATAAAGGCCATGGCCCAGTAA
- the hisC gene encoding histidinol-phosphate transaminase produces the protein MSKYWSPLAGSLEPYVPGEQPKDKTYIKLNTNENPYPPSPKALEAIAAAADADLRLYPDPTCDALIQEAARCYGLPAKQVFVGNGSDEVLAFAFAAFFDPGKPLLFPDITYSFYKVYAQLYRLSPRLIPLDNEFNIPVDEFASAEDHGGIILPNPNAPTAKLLPLADIEAILKGNPDRVVIIDEAYIDFGGESAVKLVPDYPNLLVIQTLSKSRSLAGLRVGFAFGSEELIEGLDRIKNSFNSYTLDRLALHGAVASLQDDAYFRETTERVIRTRERIARQVAELGFQGTASAANFLFISHPVIAAKDIFLQLREKGVLVRYFASKRIDNHLRVSIGTDEEMDTFLAALAETVRELGQA, from the coding sequence ATGAGCAAGTATTGGAGTCCGCTCGCCGGATCGCTGGAGCCATATGTGCCCGGCGAGCAGCCGAAGGACAAGACGTATATTAAACTGAACACCAACGAAAATCCGTATCCGCCTTCACCGAAGGCGCTGGAGGCTATCGCGGCGGCGGCGGACGCTGATCTGCGGCTGTATCCCGATCCCACCTGCGACGCCTTGATTCAGGAGGCGGCTCGCTGCTATGGCTTGCCTGCGAAGCAGGTGTTTGTAGGCAATGGCTCCGACGAGGTGCTTGCGTTCGCGTTCGCGGCTTTCTTCGATCCTGGGAAGCCGCTCCTGTTCCCTGATATTACATACAGCTTCTACAAGGTGTACGCCCAGCTGTACCGTCTATCGCCGAGACTCATTCCGCTGGATAATGAGTTCAACATTCCGGTGGACGAGTTTGCGTCGGCGGAGGATCACGGCGGCATCATCCTGCCGAACCCGAACGCGCCGACGGCCAAGCTGCTTCCGCTTGCCGATATTGAGGCGATTCTCAAGGGGAACCCTGATCGCGTCGTCATTATCGACGAGGCTTACATCGACTTCGGCGGGGAGTCCGCAGTGAAGCTGGTGCCGGACTATCCGAACCTGCTCGTCATTCAGACGCTGTCGAAGTCCCGTTCGCTCGCAGGGCTGCGCGTCGGCTTCGCCTTCGGCTCGGAGGAGCTGATTGAAGGGCTCGACCGCATCAAGAATTCGTTTAATTCCTATACGCTGGACAGATTGGCGCTGCATGGCGCCGTGGCGTCGCTGCAGGACGACGCTTATTTCCGCGAGACGACGGAGCGGGTCATCCGCACACGCGAGCGCATTGCGCGGCAGGTGGCGGAGCTCGGCTTCCAGGGCACGGCTTCCGCGGCAAACTTCCTGTTCATCTCGCATCCCGTGATTGCGGCGAAGGACATCTTCCTCCAGCTGCGGGAGAAGGGCGTGCTCGTCCGTTATTTCGCCTCCAAGCGCATCGACAATCATCTGCGCGTCAGCATCGGCACGGATGAGGAGATGGACACGTTCCTCGCCGCTCTGGCGGAGACAGTGCGCGAGCTTGGCCAAGCGTAA
- a CDS encoding molybdenum cofactor guanylyltransferase, giving the protein MKLEGLAMRNEGNTPDCPLHGLILAGGRSSRMGRDKALLHMDGQTLLERLVAGMLGLMDSVTIAAGTTERVQQYREALAGCRKELESGRVRFVLDAYPGDGPLAGLHAGLSVLPPGYVFVMACDMPEVSPSLLARMREAARERDGEADVIHVSGQPFHALYHTRAAAAVAESLVQRDYRVMRLLDRLRTIRLAFTAESTGAVAESTADGGTLCNLNTPEDYEQYLDRMRRDER; this is encoded by the coding sequence ATGAAGCTGGAGGGATTGGCGATGAGGAACGAGGGGAATACTCCGGACTGTCCACTGCACGGTCTGATCCTTGCGGGAGGGCGCAGCAGCCGGATGGGCAGGGACAAGGCTCTGCTGCACATGGACGGGCAGACGTTGCTGGAGCGGCTGGTTGCAGGGATGCTGGGCCTGATGGACTCGGTAACGATTGCAGCGGGGACGACGGAGCGTGTGCAGCAGTACCGCGAAGCGCTTGCGGGCTGCCGGAAGGAGCTGGAGTCCGGGCGAGTTCGTTTCGTGCTGGACGCGTACCCCGGCGACGGTCCGCTTGCCGGTCTGCATGCGGGCTTATCCGTGCTGCCGCCAGGCTATGTGTTCGTCATGGCGTGCGATATGCCGGAGGTATCTCCCTCGCTGCTGGCGCGTATGCGCGAGGCCGCACGGGAGAGAGACGGCGAGGCGGATGTCATCCATGTCAGCGGCCAGCCGTTCCATGCGTTATATCATACCCGGGCTGCCGCAGCCGTGGCCGAGTCGCTGGTCCAGCGCGACTATAGGGTCATGCGGCTGCTGGATCGGCTTCGGACGATTAGGCTGGCTTTTACCGCTGAGAGTACGGGAGCAGTTGCTGAGAGCACGGCTGATGGGGGAACGTTATGCAACCTCAACACGCCGGAAGATTATGAACAATATTTGGATAGAATGCGGAGAGATGAGAGATGA